TATCTTTACCATAAGAACCAGCTTCTCTCCTGAAACAGGGACTATAAGAAACATATTTTTGCGGCAACATCGTATATGGAAGAATTTCATCGGAATAAATATTCGTAACGGAAACTTCCGAAGTTGGGATCAGGAACATATCTTCTTCCTCGATTCGATACATATCCGCTTCTAATTTGGGAAGTTGTCCTGTTCCGGTCATGGTTTTTCTATTTACAAGGAAGGGAGCACTGATCTCTTTATAGTTGTGGTTTTGAATATGGAAATCAAGCATGAAATTAATTAAAGCCCTTTCGAGCATTGCTCCATTACCTGTATAAATTGAATGACCGGTACCAGCAATTTTACTGGCTCTTTTAAAATCAAAAAGGGCTTCAGCTTTCCCAAGTTCAAGATGATCTTTAGGAGTAAAAGTAAATGCCTTTTTTTCACTAAAGGTCTTAACTAATGAGTTAAAGGATTCGTCATTTCCTATGGGTACATCAGTATGTGGAATATTAGGGATCGTAAGAAGAATTCTCTCCAATTTTTGAGAAACATCAGAGAGTCTGGAAGCAATTTCTTTTATTTTTCCGGAAATATCTGTCATCTGAACAAGTAGATCAGTGACATCTTTTTTCTGTTTTTTTAGAATCGGAATGTTTTTCGAGACTTTATTTTGCTGACTTTTCAGATTATCATATTCAAATTGCAGTTTTCGTTTTTTCTCATCGATATTCAATAATTCATCAACATCAGCTTTCTCATTTTTATGTTGAATTGCTTTTTTGATAATTTCAGGATTTTCCCGAATGAACTTTAGATCGAGCATATTATTTGTTCATCTCCACTGCCGTATTTATTATATCTATGAATTTTTCCACATTTAAAGATGCTCCACCAATCAAGCCACCATCGATATCAGGCTGTTTGAGTAAGTCTTCGATATTTTCAGGAGTAACACTTCCACCATAAAGGATGGAAGTTTCTTCTGCAACCTGTTTTGAATAATTATCTCGAAGCCAGTTTCTGATCAAGTTGTGAATTTCCTGAGCCTGCTCCGGAGTTGCGGTTTTTCCTGTTCCAATTGCCCATACAGG
The Candidatus Cloacimonadota bacterium genome window above contains:
- a CDS encoding serine--tRNA ligase, whose amino-acid sequence is MLDLKFIRENPEIIKKAIQHKNEKADVDELLNIDEKKRKLQFEYDNLKSQQNKVSKNIPILKKQKKDVTDLLVQMTDISGKIKEIASRLSDVSQKLERILLTIPNIPHTDVPIGNDESFNSLVKTFSEKKAFTFTPKDHLELGKAEALFDFKRASKIAGTGHSIYTGNGAMLERALINFMLDFHIQNHNYKEISAPFLVNRKTMTGTGQLPKLEADMYRIEEEDMFLIPTSEVSVTNIYSDEILPYTMLPQKYVSYSPCFRREAGSYGKDTKGLQRLHQFNKVEMVRFVKPDNSYKVLDEMLQDAEDILIALGLHYRVVILATGDLSFASAKTYDIEVWSPGTGKYLEVSSISNFEDFQSRRASIRFRDEDSKVKFVHTLNGSGVATPRTMIALLENYQNEDGTISIPDVLKPYLPDIDVI